From the genome of Actinacidiphila yeochonensis CN732, one region includes:
- a CDS encoding PP2C family protein-serine/threonine phosphatase — protein MPSPTHADHTAAQPPDPGDVDALISEARQLRCRVDAVLRDTRDGIAAVEDPRLRWQRALCDLAVHQLDDLSTHLGQLREGFDPGGRRSVPAARPPAEPVGGAAGALGRAGSAEWDLLTDGVQWSDELYRIFGRSPQDGPLTLDELPSWLLAEDRRVLTEMVTGCLVDARPIDGELRIVRPDGSTRTVHMVGEPVLGPDGGTVSMWAVIRDVSDLRRSQRTLRESRNSLDRQRQIAQAERQMAVEIQEAVLPPWRGAQRFQSGSGPVTLDLAARYLPSATSSLIGGDWYDAMQLPDGSSLLTVGDLTGHGVAATSGMAMLLGALRGMAVAGLHPGPLMGWLNELLDTSPQPALGSALCCRYEPATRTLHWAQAGHAAPLLFRDGTGRALDAPEGVLLGATSGARYGQAAEKLLPGDLLLLHTDGLVSGRPAGKADRRAGVDALLSMAPLFDGARSAQDVLRAIAEEYGAPDREDDACVLVARIG, from the coding sequence ATGCCGTCCCCCACGCACGCGGATCACACCGCAGCCCAACCGCCGGACCCCGGCGACGTGGACGCGCTGATCTCCGAGGCCCGGCAGCTGCGCTGCCGGGTGGACGCGGTCCTCAGGGACACCCGGGACGGGATCGCGGCGGTCGAGGACCCGCGGCTGCGCTGGCAGCGCGCCCTGTGCGACCTCGCCGTACACCAACTGGACGATCTCAGCACGCACCTCGGCCAGCTCCGCGAGGGCTTCGACCCGGGCGGGCGGCGCTCGGTGCCCGCCGCGCGCCCGCCCGCCGAGCCGGTCGGCGGCGCGGCCGGCGCGCTGGGCCGGGCCGGCAGCGCCGAGTGGGACCTGCTCACCGACGGCGTGCAGTGGTCCGACGAGCTCTACCGGATCTTCGGGCGCTCTCCCCAGGACGGCCCGCTGACGCTGGACGAGCTGCCCTCGTGGCTGCTCGCCGAGGACAGGCGGGTACTGACCGAGATGGTCACCGGGTGCCTGGTCGACGCCCGCCCCATCGACGGGGAGCTGCGCATCGTGCGCCCCGACGGTTCGACCCGCACCGTGCACATGGTGGGCGAACCGGTCCTCGGCCCGGACGGCGGCACGGTGTCCATGTGGGCGGTCATCCGCGACGTCAGCGATCTGCGGCGCAGCCAGCGCACGCTGCGCGAGAGCCGGAACTCCCTGGACCGGCAGCGGCAGATCGCCCAGGCGGAGCGGCAGATGGCCGTGGAGATCCAGGAGGCCGTACTGCCACCCTGGCGGGGCGCGCAGCGCTTCCAGTCGGGCAGCGGCCCCGTCACCCTGGACCTGGCCGCCCGCTACCTGCCGTCGGCGACCAGCAGCCTGATCGGCGGCGACTGGTACGACGCCATGCAACTGCCGGACGGCTCCTCGCTGCTGACGGTAGGCGATCTGACCGGCCACGGGGTGGCCGCCACCTCGGGCATGGCGATGCTGCTGGGGGCGCTGCGCGGCATGGCGGTGGCGGGGCTGCACCCGGGCCCGCTGATGGGCTGGCTCAACGAGCTGCTCGACACCTCCCCCCAGCCCGCGCTGGGCAGCGCCCTGTGCTGCCGGTACGAGCCGGCCACCCGGACACTGCACTGGGCACAGGCCGGGCACGCCGCCCCGCTGCTGTTCCGGGACGGTACCGGACGGGCCCTCGACGCGCCTGAGGGAGTCCTGCTGGGCGCCACCTCGGGGGCCCGCTACGGCCAGGCGGCCGAGAAGCTGCTCCCCGGCGACCTGCTGCTGCTGCACACCGACGGCCTCGTGTCGGGCCGCCCGGCCGGCAAGGCCGACCGGCGGGCCGGGGTCGACGCACTGCTGTCGATGGCGCCGCTCTTCGACGGTGCCCGGTCCGCGCAGGACGTACTGCGGGCGATCGCCGAGGAGTACGGCGCACCCGACCGGGAGGACGACGCCTGCGTCCTCGTCGCCCGGATCGGCTGA